From Fusarium fujikuroi IMI 58289 draft genome, chromosome FFUJ_chr07, a single genomic window includes:
- a CDS encoding probable D-lactate dehydrogenase (cytochrome) has translation MALAPSIGIDLLRMPAKGTPSRWRESDSSLISVKMVYADRATMLKAVDEIRQLLGESIVSVDSDDLDEHGYSEWSTSNTDVRPVAVVRPQTTEEVSSIARICTKYKVPIIPYGAGSSVEGNFSCPHSGVCLDLSGMDRIVAFHPEDMDIVVQAGVNWTNMNEEIKNTGLFLPLDPSPTALIVLSDGSVIKTRHRPRKTSAGYNLTGLFTGSEGTLGIITEATLKLAIIPENFSVATATFSTVKEAADAAFKMMRRGIPLAALEMMDDVQMKVINQSGGAGGRLWDEHPTLFLKFSGSQNAVQDSIKSAKEIAKSNSCRSFEFAKTEDEMQSLWSARKQALWANLAVRPEGTQIWSTDVAVPLSRMAELIEISKQKASELGLYNSVLGHVGDGNFHQVVMYNPHDKTERQAVSDCVDGMMVRALAMEGTVSGEHGIGLGKKHCLQKELGPATIGIMKAIKDTLDPQ, from the exons ATGGCTCTCGCACCGTCGATAGGCATCGATCTACTCAGGATGCCAGCAAAGGGCACACCTTCCAGATGGAGAGAAAGCGACAGCTCACTTATTTCGGTGAAAATGGTGTATGCGGATAGAGCAACTATGCTGAAG GCTGTGGATGAGATACGCCAATTACTTGGTGAAAGCATCGTGAGCGTGGACTCggatgaccttgatgaacaTGGCTATTCAGAGTGGTCTACGTCAAATACTGACGTACGACCAGTGGCAGTTGTCCGACCACAGACGACAGAAGAGGTCTCAAGTATTGCCCGTATCTGCACCAAGTACAAAGTGCCGATAATTCCATACGGAGCTGGATCCAGCGTTGAAGGCAACTTCAGCTGCCCCCATTCTGGAGTATGTCTCGACCTATCTGGCATGGATAGAATCGTGGCTTTTCACCCCGAGGACATGGATATCGTGGTCCAGGCCGGTGTCAATTGGACTAATATGAATGAAGAAATCAAGAATACTGGTCTCTTCTTGCCACTTGACCCCAGCCCTACTGCATTGATCG TGCTCTCAGATGGATCTGTAATTAAAACACGTCACCGACCTCGAAAAACATCAGCTGGATATAATCTTACAGGTCTTTTTACCGGATCTGAGGGAACACTGGGTATAATCACTGAAGCAACTCTGAAGCTAGCCATAATTCCAGAGAACTTTTCTGTTGCAACAGCCACTTTCTCAACTGTCAAGGAGGCAGCGGATGCGGCATTTAAGATGATGCGACGGGGAATACCCCTCGCTGCCCTGGAAatgatggatgatgttcAGATGAAAGTCATTAACCAGAGCGGTGGAGCAGGCGGAAGGCTATGGGACGAACATCCTACGCTTTTTCTTAA ATTTTCAGGCTCCCAGAATGCAGTTCAAGACAGCATCAAATCGGCCAAAGAAATCGCCAAGTCCAACAGTTGCCGTTCTTTCGAGTTTGCCAAAACAGAGGATGAGATGCAGTCCCTTTGGTCTGCCAGAAAACAAGCTTTGTGGGCAAACCTCGCCGTCCGACCTGAGGGGACCCAGATTTGGTCCACAGATGTTGCTGTACCTCTGTCTCGAATGGCCGAACTAATTG AAATATCAAAGCAAAAGGCCAGCGAACTAGGACTTTACAATAGTGTTCTGGGACATGTAGGCGATGGCAACTTTCACCAGGTCGTCATGTACAACCCACATGATAAGACGGAACGCCAAGCTGTGTCGGATTGCGTGGATGGGATGATGGTGAGAGCACTGGCAATGGAGGGTACAGTATCAGGCGAGCATGGGATCGGCTTGGGAAAGAAG CATTGCTTACAGAAAGAGCTCGGCCCAGCCACGATAGGTATCATGAAAGCTATCAAAGACACATTGGATCCCCAGTGA
- a CDS encoding related to allantoate permease, whose protein sequence is MARQENEVSSKASNHSKSSAMNLETVPSSVIGASVELDEETNKKLLRKIDRKLMPVLCFTYALQYYDKAILSQAAIFGLREDLKLTTGIRYSWVSLIFYFGYIAGTYPASFLAQRYPIRIVCTTICIIWSFVILCTPACTSYTGLLINRFMLGLVEAGVSPIFMLVVGLWYTHSEQVSRSSWWYSCSGGSLLISPLINYGLGHIKGGALNSWQWMYIIAGLATLAWGIALWWLFPDSPQHAKGFTEAERHLLLERVRENNAGAEDKHFKSYQFKEALFDYRLWGIMILSIVSCTGSGAVTTFGTIVFKDMGFDVFTSLLLNLPIGALAFICILGSGYIGRKVQNSRLYIIAGACLPVILGCSLIWQLPDSKKAGRIVGFYLVNFFSSAWVQCIGLGTSNVAGHTKKAVYAASTFIGYCLGNIIGPLMFDAKFAPRYDESFTGIMICFTVCVFAALALRWLLDRENKHRDTTYGSPNHSHGLEDLTDRENKSFRYRL, encoded by the exons ATGGCACGTCAAGAGAACGAAGTCAGCTCCAAGGCCAGCAATCATAGCAAATCTTCTGCCATGAATCTTGAGACTGTCCCAAGTTCAGTGATTGGAGCCAGCgtcgagcttgatgaagagacgAACAAAAAGTTGCTTCGGAAGATCGATCGAAAACTGATGCCCGTG CTCTGCTTTACCTACGCCCTACAGTATTACGACAAGGCCATCCTCAGCCAGGCCGCCATCTTCGGCCTGCGAGAGGACCTAAAACTCACCACTGGCATCAGATACTCCTGGGTCTCTCTTATCTTCTACTTTGGCTATATCGCCGGTACTTATCCCGCCTCATTTCTCGCCCAACGATACCCTATTCGAATCGTCTGCACGACCATCTGCATTATATGGTCTTTTGTGATACTTTGCACACCGGCCTGTACTTCCTATACCGGACTTCTTATCAATCGCTTTATGCTCGGTCTTGTCGAGGCAGGTGTATCACCTATCTTCATGCTCGTCGTAGGCCTCTGGTATACGCACTCGGAGCAGGTCTCGCGATCTAGTTGGTGGTATTCCTGCAGCGGAGGATCTCTTCTTATCTCACCCTTGATCAATTACGGACTTGGCCACATCAAAGGAGGCGCTCTCAACTCCTGGCAGTGGATGTACATCATCGCCGGACTTGCTACTCTGGCTTGGGGTATTGCACTTTGGTGGCTGTTCCCTGATAGCCCCCAGCATGCCAAAGGGTTTACAGAAGCCGAGCGCCACCTTCTCTTAGAGCGAGTTCGAGAAAATAATGCCGGTGCTGAGGATAAACATTTCAAGTCCTACCAGTTCAAGGAGGCCTTATTTGACTATCGGCTTTGGGGTATTATGATTTTGTCTATTGTGTCCTGCACAGGCTCCGGTGCTGTCACAACCTTTGGAACCATTGTATTCAAGGATATGGGATTTGACGTTTTTACTTCGTTGTTGCTCAACCTGCCCATTGGAGCCCTCGCTTTCATCTGCATTCTCGGTTCAGGGTATATTGGTAGGAAGGTTCAGAACTCAAGGTTGTATATCATCGCCGGAGCATGTCTTCCTGTCATTCTTGGTTGTTCCCTGATATGGCAACTTCCAGACTCTAAGAAAGCAGGACGCATCGTCGGCTTCTATCTTgtcaacttcttttcttctgcctGGGTCCAGTGCATTGGCTTGGGGACTTCCAATGTTGCCGGACATACCAAGAAAGCTGTGTATGCTGCTTCGACGTTTATTGGTTACTGCCTTGGAAACATTATTGGTCCTCTCATGTTTGATGC GAAATTCGCCCCTCGTTATGACGAATCATTCACTGGGATCATGATTTGCTTTACGGTCTGTGTCTTTGCTGCCCTTGCACTCCGATGGTTACTTGATCGCGAGAACAAGCATCGTGATACAACTTATGGCTCTCCCAACCACAGCCACGGCTTGGAAGATCTGACAGATCGGGAAAACAAATCGTTtagatataggctatag
- a CDS encoding related to ARO80-positive transcription regulator of ARO9 and ARO10 — translation MTDHNDSGSWQGLQLGFVPVNQAESPRESKRRRAYLSCERCRKRKTRCEPAPDQKQPCKRCSADNQPCEFRASRRTKRRLSLPGEDTESVSRHNHTDTNVDILALTPPASRNAPVHPLNEEEYMDDIPMADCSHEARSPTALDARARIISTHINNASDALDLLTFAASGTHAYNNPSATPSRESQVPSITSPTVASDVALSLNRAWKGFSLIKKGIVSQQEVMDYLGFFFDQLWPLKPVVPSYYRNRTTYGQLVTEEPLLVVCLVTLSSRYFSLPGDHGEIRSERIHWQAWRILQRSLQSVMWGSTTTRSLGAIASMLLLIDWHVKAINNPSDFTEGEDESHEQVDSHGFKPSSNNTDSLTGQRRSLLSNAIALAHEGCCFQNESSRSKLTSSNLDSIRQEWNSLLCVFIYLADEGLATRLGLEPLLPDRSRQIVKDRFATTFAESLPNSHLWEGYFELSIETRKGRDFLLSLKSRDGSFSDLDLVPHLERLRRALHRWRRQYYDQDDVNSLLSACLLIEFYYINLFCFAPAAQAVQTGSTSLPQETLQALSEFEDQATQASHALLSIVVDFLKPSGLIKYLPVRCWLFIVAASLHLLKATLAKTKHINRAHPNIYLLHRVINAVHNGSPDDSHMAIRYAKFLGIMVQIAVPAPSRSPTMAPRARNGEVSIAVENQAEDDNGQVAYPYSFHDIAVEGVSDWNALLDLDLAPDLFMWWESMHS, via the exons ATGACGGACCACAATGACAGCGGCAGCTGGCAGGGTCTGCAGCTTGGCTTCGTCCCCGTCAACCAAGCAGAATCACCTCGTGAATCTAAACGACGCCGCGCGTACCTATCTTGCGAACGATGTCGTAAGCGCAAAACTCGTTGCGAGCCAGCACCAGATCAGAAGCAGCCGTGTAAGCGATGCTCAGCCGACAATCAGCCCTGTGAGTTCAGAGCGTCGCGACGTACCAAAAGAAGGCTGTCGCTTCCAGGCGAAGACACCGAGTCAGTGTCGCGTCACAATCACACGGATACCAATGTCGATATCCTAGCTTTGACGCCACCTGCATCTCGAAATGCCCCGGTTCATCCTCTCAATGAGGAGGAATACATGGATGACATACCTATGGCCGACTGTTCCCATGAAGCAAGGTCTCCAACCGCCCTCGACGCAAGAGCACGGATTATTTCTACGCATATCAATAATGCATCAGATGCCCTTGACCTTCTCACATTTGCTGCGAGCGGTACCCATGCCTACAACAACCCTTCTGCAACGCCGAGCCGCGAAAGCCAAGTTCCATCAATTACCTCTCCGACTGTTGCCTCAGATGTAGCCCTCAGTCTAAATAGAGCGTGGAAAGGCTTCTcccttattaaaaagggGATAGTATCGCAACAAGAAGTGATGGACTACCTaggcttcttctttgatcAGTTATGGCCTCTAAAGCCAGTTGTACCATCTTACTACCGCAATCGGACTACTTATGGTCAGCTTGTTACTGAGGAGCCTCTTTTAGTGGTCTGTCTCGTCACGCTCTCCTCGAGATATTTTTCACTGCCTGGAGACCATGGCGAGATTAGGTCAGAGCGTATACACTGGCAAGCGTGGAGGATCCTGCAGCGATCCCTTCAGTCCGTCATGTGGGGGTCTACAACGACGCGTTCTCTTGGCGCGATAGCGTCGATGCTGCTTCTGATCGACTGGCATGTGAAGGCCATAAATAATCCATCTGACTTCACAGAGGGAGAGGACGAATCTCATGAACAAGTCGATAGTCATGGCTTCAAGCCTTCGTCCAATAACACAGACTCACTCACTGGACAGCGACG GAGTCTTCTTTCAAACGCTATTGCTTTAGCACACGAAGGCTGCTGTTTCCAGAACGAATCCTCTAGATCCAAACTTACCTCGTCCAATCTGGACTCTATCAGACAAGAGTGGAATAGTCTTCTCTGTGTTTTCATATACCTCGCTGATGAAGGTCTCGCAACTCGCCTTGGTCTAGAGCCCTTGTTGCCCGACAGGTCGAGACAAATAGTCAAAGACCGATTCGCAACGACATTCGCTGAGTCTTTACCCAACAGTCACCTCTGGGAAGGCTATTTTGAACTCTCCATAGAGACTCGAAAGGGGAGAGATTTCCTGCTCTCGTTAAAATCCAGAGATGGGTCCTTTTCTGACTTGGATCTCGTGCCTCATTTGGAACGTTTACGAAGAGCCCTGCATCGTTGGAGACGACAGTACTATGATCAAGATG ATGTCAATTCTTTATTGAGTGCCTGTCTTCTCATTGAGTTTTACTACATAAACCTGTTCTGTTTCGCTCCGGCAGCTCAAGCCGTCCAAACGGGTTCCACCTCCCTGCCACAAGAAACCCTTCAAGCCTTGTCTGAGTTCGAGGATCAAGCAACACAGGCCAGCCACGCACTTCTATCTATAGTCGTGGACTTTCTGAAACCTTCAGGACTCATCAAGTATCTCCCAGTTAGATGTTGGCTATTCATCGTTGCTGCAAGCCTTCATCTACTCAAG GCAACTCTTGCAAAAACCAAACATATAAATCGAGCACATCCAAACATCTATCTTCTACACCGCGTTATCAATGCAGTCCACAATGGCTCCCCAGATGACTCGCATATGGCAATCCGATATGCCAAGTTTCTGGGCATTATGGTACAGATAGCTGTTCCTGCCCCGTCGAGAAGTCCCACTATGgcaccaagagcaaggaatGGAGAAGTCAGTATTGCTGTTGAAAATCAGGCAGAGGACGACAACGGGCAAGTTGCCTATCCTTACTCGTTTCATGATATAGCAGTTGAGGGAGTAAGTGACTGGAATGCTCTTCTGGACTTAGACCTAGCTCCAGATCTTTTCATGTGGTGGGAGTCTATGCATAGCTAG